A single region of the Streptomyces sp. NBC_00236 genome encodes:
- a CDS encoding GNAT family N-acetyltransferase — translation MDYVIRPVRADEWQLVKELRLAAVQDPAAPVAFLETYEQAVERSDDFWRERTVGGSEAGDGGARQFIAEAPDGSWAGTVTVLIERPDGEVRFGEAAAVHQAHVVGVFVRPGARGRGLAEELFRAGTDWAWSLGEPLIERVRLYVHEDNPRAAALYRRIGFVPTGETVPMPGDPTAREVEYAVARP, via the coding sequence ATGGACTACGTGATACGCCCGGTGCGCGCCGACGAATGGCAGCTGGTCAAGGAACTGCGGCTGGCCGCTGTGCAGGACCCGGCGGCACCGGTCGCGTTCCTGGAGACGTACGAGCAGGCGGTGGAGCGGTCCGACGACTTCTGGCGAGAACGGACGGTCGGTGGGTCCGAGGCGGGTGACGGCGGGGCGCGCCAGTTCATCGCGGAGGCGCCCGACGGGAGTTGGGCGGGCACGGTGACGGTGCTGATCGAGCGGCCGGACGGCGAGGTGCGGTTCGGTGAGGCTGCGGCGGTCCACCAGGCGCATGTGGTCGGGGTGTTCGTGCGGCCCGGGGCGCGTGGCAGGGGCCTGGCGGAGGAGTTGTTCCGGGCCGGGACGGACTGGGCGTGGTCGTTGGGTGAGCCGTTGATCGAGCGCGTACGGCTGTATGTGCACGAGGACAACCCGCGGGCGGCGGCGCTCTACCGCCGGATCGGGTTCGTGCCGACGGGGGAGACCGTGCCGATGCCGGGTGACCCGACGGCCCGGGAGGTCGAGTACGCGGTGGCGCGTCCCTGA
- a CDS encoding class I SAM-dependent methyltransferase has protein sequence MPIVSGDHPEPPPPKPHEARRMAESFGVDAQRYDQARPGYPAALVTRIAAESPGPDVLDVGCGTGIAARQFLAAGCTVLGIEPDARMAAFAQSRGLNVEVATFEAWQPAGRTFDAVVAAQSWHWVDPSTGATKAAQVLRPGGRLAIFGHAYEPPAEVAEPFAAAYRRAAPDSPFNNGPARRPPALYRAAYAKIAETIDETGQFNETEQWHFDWEQSYTRDQWLALLPTTGALTQLRPDQLTGILNAVGDAIDSLGGRFTMNYTTLATTAVRTGTT, from the coding sequence ATGCCCATCGTATCGGGAGACCACCCGGAACCACCCCCGCCGAAGCCGCACGAGGCCCGCCGGATGGCCGAATCCTTCGGCGTGGACGCACAGCGCTACGACCAGGCACGGCCCGGCTACCCGGCCGCGCTGGTGACACGGATCGCCGCCGAGAGCCCCGGCCCCGACGTACTCGACGTCGGCTGCGGCACCGGCATCGCCGCCCGCCAGTTCCTGGCCGCCGGCTGCACAGTCCTCGGCATCGAGCCCGACGCCCGGATGGCCGCCTTCGCGCAGTCCCGCGGCCTGAACGTCGAGGTGGCGACCTTCGAAGCCTGGCAGCCCGCCGGCCGGACGTTCGACGCGGTCGTCGCCGCCCAGTCGTGGCACTGGGTGGACCCGTCCACCGGCGCCACGAAGGCGGCACAGGTGCTGCGCCCAGGAGGACGTCTGGCCATCTTCGGGCACGCGTACGAGCCGCCCGCCGAGGTGGCCGAACCCTTCGCCGCCGCGTACCGACGGGCAGCGCCCGACTCCCCGTTCAACAACGGCCCGGCCCGCCGCCCGCCGGCCCTCTACCGGGCGGCCTACGCCAAGATCGCCGAAACGATCGACGAGACCGGGCAGTTCAACGAAACGGAACAGTGGCACTTCGACTGGGAACAGTCCTACACCCGCGACCAGTGGCTGGCCCTTCTGCCCACCACCGGCGCCCTCACCCAACTCCGTCCCGATCAGCTGACCGGGATCCTGAACGCGGTCGGGGATGCCATCGACTCCCTGGGCGGACGCTTCACCATGAACTACACCACCCTGGCCACGACCGCTGTACGCACGGGCACCACCTGA
- a CDS encoding TetR/AcrR family transcriptional regulator, with protein MPTGVHLRDARQQLFDAAERVLLRDGPNGLTSRAVTDEAGCAKGVLHRHFADFDAFLAGLVLDRAAQLETQARALLESAGTGTVTGNLAAALATLFGPVPVAIIPLITFRDALRTRLREARPGGGMAILAEATTAVSAYLAAERERGRIAADADIDSLTLSLVGGGHLLFTDREAPGPPDAVAVERFVAVAVADAVRRSA; from the coding sequence GTGCCGACTGGGGTGCACCTTCGTGACGCGCGGCAGCAGCTGTTCGACGCGGCCGAACGCGTCCTGTTGCGGGACGGGCCGAACGGGCTGACCAGCCGGGCCGTGACCGACGAGGCGGGCTGCGCCAAAGGCGTCCTGCACCGGCACTTCGCCGACTTCGACGCCTTCCTCGCCGGCCTCGTGCTCGACCGGGCCGCCCAGCTGGAGACGCAGGCGCGTGCGCTGCTCGAGTCCGCCGGCACCGGCACGGTGACCGGGAACCTCGCCGCCGCGCTGGCCACTCTGTTCGGACCGGTTCCCGTGGCGATCATCCCGCTCATCACCTTCCGGGACGCGCTGCGCACCCGGTTGCGGGAGGCCCGGCCCGGAGGCGGCATGGCGATCCTCGCCGAGGCCACGACCGCGGTCTCCGCCTATCTGGCCGCCGAGCGCGAGCGGGGCAGGATCGCGGCCGACGCGGACATCGACTCGCTCACCCTGTCCCTGGTCGGCGGCGGGCATCTGCTGTTCACGGACCGCGAGGCACCCGGCCCGCCGGACGCGGTGGCCGTCGAACGGTTCGTGGCCGTGGCCGTCGCCGACGCGGTGCGGCGAAGCGCCTAG
- a CDS encoding type IV secretory system conjugative DNA transfer family protein: protein MAGAGRGDVRNGSGSGSSGGIPDGLLIGLLLFLLGLTLLAWTATGLAGLLAHGGWPDGVTLAETPLALRRLVEAPHDLPAAWPATPAGELSGYGLFWGLFIGQLMVLVVLTVFVMGVIARWRGVRARQRAERPEQRSEPPQEYVHEERHEERAARQEPAAAPPVTEHPAPAETTWPLTTPAEATRPLPPPATPLPPVVPSPRTPLVVYGPAATRRPTAVQAIREADGPVLVVTSDPSVWAETKDARAKLGPVLVYDPGHLCDTPARLHWSPTTGCEQPDRAAARSAALLSPVRPQSRIDAATADTAETLLRCWLHAAAIDGRPFRQVHRWALGGSAHEPVRLLRTHPKAASGLAGLLESALTAHPERREMAQELTVRAFGALSSVHIRDACTPNRSDALALESFVDEGGSLYVVGEPIENPRSGPGAMPLLTALASDVVEHGRRMAARSSDGRLDPPMTLVLDDIAAVAPLPRLPELLTTGEEQGLPTVALLRSREQARARWTQQLETPTTL from the coding sequence ATGGCGGGTGCGGGGCGCGGCGACGTACGCAACGGCAGCGGAAGCGGGAGCAGTGGCGGCATCCCCGACGGGCTGCTGATCGGGCTCCTGCTGTTCCTGCTCGGGCTGACGCTGCTGGCCTGGACGGCCACCGGTCTGGCCGGCCTCCTCGCCCACGGCGGCTGGCCCGACGGCGTCACCCTCGCCGAGACGCCGCTTGCCCTGCGCCGACTGGTCGAGGCCCCGCACGACCTGCCCGCCGCCTGGCCTGCCACCCCGGCCGGCGAGCTCTCCGGGTACGGGCTGTTCTGGGGCCTGTTCATCGGGCAGCTGATGGTGCTGGTCGTCCTGACGGTGTTCGTGATGGGCGTGATCGCCCGCTGGCGGGGCGTCCGGGCCCGGCAGCGTGCCGAACGCCCGGAGCAGCGGAGCGAACCCCCTCAGGAGTACGTCCACGAGGAACGGCACGAGGAACGGGCAGCCCGCCAGGAACCCGCCGCCGCTCCTCCGGTCACCGAACACCCAGCCCCGGCCGAAACCACTTGGCCCCTGACCACCCCCGCCGAAGCCACCCGGCCGCTGCCTCCCCCGGCCACTCCCCTCCCGCCCGTCGTCCCCTCCCCCCGCACCCCCCTCGTCGTCTACGGCCCCGCCGCCACCCGCCGGCCCACCGCCGTCCAGGCCATCCGCGAGGCGGACGGGCCCGTGCTCGTCGTCACCTCCGACCCCAGCGTCTGGGCCGAGACGAAGGACGCCCGGGCCAAGCTCGGCCCGGTCCTCGTCTACGACCCCGGCCACCTCTGCGACACCCCGGCCCGGCTCCACTGGTCGCCCACGACCGGCTGCGAACAGCCCGACCGCGCGGCCGCCCGCTCCGCCGCGCTCCTCTCCCCCGTACGACCGCAGTCCCGCATCGACGCGGCGACGGCCGACACCGCGGAGACACTCCTGCGGTGCTGGCTGCACGCCGCCGCGATCGACGGCCGCCCCTTCCGCCAGGTCCACCGCTGGGCGCTCGGCGGCAGCGCCCATGAACCGGTGCGCCTGCTCCGTACACACCCCAAGGCTGCCTCCGGACTCGCCGGCCTGCTGGAGTCCGCGCTCACCGCACACCCCGAACGCCGCGAGATGGCCCAGGAACTGACGGTCCGGGCCTTCGGCGCGCTGTCCTCGGTCCACATCCGGGACGCCTGCACACCGAACCGATCCGATGCGCTCGCGCTGGAATCATTCGTGGACGAGGGGGGCAGCCTCTATGTGGTCGGCGAACCCATCGAGAACCCGCGCTCGGGCCCCGGGGCGATGCCCCTGCTCACCGCGCTCGCCTCAGACGTGGTCGAGCACGGCCGCCGCATGGCCGCACGGTCATCCGACGGCCGGCTCGACCCACCAATGACGCTCGTCCTCGACGACATCGCGGCCGTCGCGCCCCTGCCCCGACTGCCGGAACTCCTCACCACCGGCGAGGAACAGGGCCTGCCGACCGTCGCCCTGCTCCGCTCCCGCGAACAGGCCCGCGCCCGCTGGACCCAGCAGCTCGAGACCCCGACCACCCTCTGA
- a CDS encoding ATP-binding protein yields the protein MRDPMSALTDAFTAFLFGKVETTRLPVRTSTGQAQAVYLPTAAPGLGDSGVIIGREVYSGKGYIYDPFQLYGQQLPAPHWLVLGESGNGKSALEKTYVLRQLRFRDRQVVVLDAQGEDGVGEWNLIAQELGLTPIRLDPTSALNGGIRLNPLDPAITTTGQLALLRTIIEVAMGHGLDERSGFALKVAHAYVNETTTDRQPVLTDIVDQLRHPEPESAEAMNVDIDDVRAWGLDVALVLDRLVDGDLRGMFDGPTSAGIDLDSPLIVFDLSHIDRNSIAMPILMAIVGVWLEHTWIRPDRKKRIFLVEEAWHIINSPFVAQLFQRLLKFGRRLGLSFVAVVHHLSDVVDGAAAREAAAILKMASTRTIYAQKADEARATGRVLGLPRWAVEIIPTLTPGIAVWDVNGNVQVVKHLITEAERPLVFTDRAMTESSASDLLPEDVRAAELEAEQRAARIENQQRLNESSESTVA from the coding sequence ATGCGAGATCCGATGTCCGCATTGACGGACGCCTTCACCGCCTTCCTCTTCGGGAAGGTGGAGACGACCCGGCTGCCCGTCCGCACCTCGACCGGACAGGCCCAGGCGGTCTACCTGCCCACCGCCGCCCCCGGCCTCGGCGACTCCGGCGTGATCATCGGCCGCGAGGTGTACTCCGGCAAGGGCTACATCTACGACCCCTTCCAGCTGTACGGGCAACAGCTCCCCGCCCCGCACTGGCTGGTGCTCGGCGAGTCCGGCAACGGCAAGTCCGCGCTGGAGAAGACGTACGTGCTCCGCCAGCTCCGCTTCCGCGACCGCCAGGTCGTCGTCCTGGACGCCCAGGGCGAGGACGGCGTCGGCGAGTGGAACCTCATCGCGCAGGAGCTCGGCCTCACCCCGATCCGCCTCGACCCCACCTCCGCGCTCAACGGCGGAATCCGCCTCAACCCGCTCGACCCCGCGATCACCACCACCGGGCAGCTCGCCCTGCTGCGCACCATCATCGAAGTCGCCATGGGCCACGGCCTCGACGAGCGCTCCGGCTTCGCGCTCAAGGTCGCACACGCCTATGTGAACGAGACGACGACCGACCGCCAGCCCGTCCTGACGGACATCGTCGACCAGCTGCGCCACCCGGAACCGGAATCCGCCGAGGCGATGAACGTCGACATAGACGACGTACGGGCCTGGGGTCTGGACGTCGCACTCGTCCTGGACCGGCTCGTCGACGGCGACCTGCGCGGCATGTTCGACGGGCCGACCTCCGCCGGCATCGACCTCGACTCCCCGCTGATCGTGTTCGACCTCTCGCACATCGACCGCAACTCGATCGCCATGCCGATCCTGATGGCGATCGTCGGCGTCTGGCTGGAGCACACCTGGATCAGACCCGACCGGAAGAAGCGCATCTTCCTGGTGGAGGAGGCCTGGCACATCATCAACTCCCCGTTCGTCGCTCAGCTCTTCCAGCGCCTGCTGAAGTTCGGCCGACGGCTCGGACTCTCGTTCGTCGCCGTCGTCCACCACCTCAGCGACGTGGTCGACGGAGCCGCGGCACGGGAAGCGGCGGCCATCCTGAAGATGGCCTCCACACGCACGATCTACGCCCAGAAGGCCGACGAGGCCAGAGCCACCGGGCGGGTGCTCGGGTTGCCCCGATGGGCGGTCGAGATCATCCCCACGCTCACCCCCGGCATCGCCGTCTGGGACGTCAACGGCAACGTACAGGTCGTCAAACACCTGATCACCGAGGCCGAACGGCCCCTCGTCTTCACCGACCGCGCCATGACCGAGTCCTCGGCATCCGATCTCCTCCCGGAGGACGTACGCGCCGCCGAACTGGAGGCGGAGCAACGCGCGGCACGGATCGAGAACCAGCAACGGCTGAACGAGTCGTCCGAGTCAACGGTGGCATGA
- a CDS encoding SCO6880 family protein: MSTQSHPIAPRRTYLIGRARPNAIVGKNRETGEIALIIGGAFLGMMSGLLVPVLSLRIVLLTGFPLLALAIVYVPYNHRTFYKWFEINRSFKRSLRRGTSYRSTAMEAGVSADGREVEIGPPPGIGRINWLAAPFGPDEIAVLLHADRRTVTAAIEIEGPGVGLRDSEDQEALVDRFGTLLKHVANGDGFVTRIQMLARTLPADPDAHAKDVAQRGDKSSPGWLQESYEQLQSMVSTSSEQHRAYLVACMHYTRELAAEANAMARAARPHAGRKLDRDAGLAVVMARELTDICARLAEADIRVRQPLGQSRLASLVHSMYDPDHPIDHIQAMTKRNAWPAELDAVEPTFLQAKTRESSTRAPWCHSTAWVKEWPMTPVGVNFLAPLLVHTPDVIRTVAVTMDLEPTEIAIERMLTEKTNDEAEASRQAKMNRTVDPRDIAAHGRLDQRGEDLASGAAGVNLVGYITVSSRSPESLARDKRTIRASAGKSYLKLEWCDREHHRAFVNTLPFATGIRR; this comes from the coding sequence TTGAGCACTCAGTCCCATCCGATCGCGCCCCGCCGTACGTATCTCATCGGCCGCGCCCGGCCGAACGCGATCGTCGGCAAGAACCGCGAGACGGGCGAGATCGCCCTGATCATCGGCGGCGCGTTCCTCGGCATGATGAGCGGGCTGCTCGTCCCGGTCCTCTCCCTGCGGATCGTGCTGCTCACCGGCTTCCCGCTGCTCGCCCTGGCGATCGTCTACGTCCCGTACAACCACCGGACCTTCTACAAATGGTTCGAGATCAACCGCAGCTTCAAGCGATCCCTGCGCCGCGGCACGTCCTACCGCTCCACCGCCATGGAGGCGGGCGTCAGCGCCGACGGGCGTGAGGTCGAGATCGGACCGCCCCCCGGCATCGGCCGGATCAACTGGCTGGCCGCGCCCTTCGGGCCGGACGAGATCGCCGTACTGCTGCACGCCGACCGCCGCACCGTCACCGCGGCCATCGAGATCGAGGGGCCCGGCGTCGGGCTGCGCGACAGCGAGGACCAGGAAGCACTCGTCGACCGGTTCGGCACCCTGCTCAAGCACGTCGCCAACGGGGACGGCTTCGTCACCCGTATCCAGATGCTGGCCCGCACCCTGCCCGCCGACCCCGACGCCCACGCCAAGGACGTCGCCCAGCGCGGCGACAAGAGCTCCCCGGGCTGGCTGCAGGAGTCGTACGAGCAGCTCCAGTCCATGGTCTCCACCTCCAGCGAGCAGCACCGCGCCTACCTCGTCGCCTGCATGCACTACACCCGCGAGCTCGCCGCCGAGGCCAACGCCATGGCCCGCGCCGCGCGCCCGCACGCAGGCCGCAAGCTCGACCGGGACGCAGGGCTCGCCGTCGTCATGGCGCGCGAACTCACCGACATCTGCGCCCGCCTCGCCGAGGCCGACATCCGGGTCCGCCAGCCGCTCGGCCAGAGCCGGCTGGCCTCCCTGGTCCACTCCATGTACGACCCCGACCACCCCATCGACCACATCCAGGCCATGACCAAGCGCAACGCCTGGCCGGCCGAACTGGACGCGGTCGAGCCGACGTTCCTCCAGGCCAAGACCCGCGAGTCGTCCACCCGAGCGCCCTGGTGCCACTCCACGGCCTGGGTGAAGGAATGGCCGATGACGCCCGTCGGCGTCAACTTCCTCGCCCCGCTCCTCGTCCACACGCCCGACGTGATCCGTACGGTCGCGGTCACCATGGACCTCGAACCCACCGAGATCGCCATCGAGCGGATGCTCACCGAGAAGACGAACGACGAGGCCGAGGCCAGCCGCCAGGCCAAGATGAACCGCACGGTCGACCCGCGCGACATCGCCGCCCACGGACGGCTCGACCAGCGGGGTGAAGATCTCGCCAGCGGCGCGGCCGGCGTCAACCTCGTGGGGTACATCACCGTGTCATCGCGCTCGCCCGAGTCCCTCGCCCGCGACAAGCGGACGATCCGGGCCTCCGCGGGCAAGTCGTATCTGAAGCTGGAGTGGTGCGACCGCGAGCACCACCGCGCCTTCGTCAACACCCTGCCGTTCGCCACCGGCATCCGCCGCTAG